In Leptolyngbya sp. SIO1E4, one DNA window encodes the following:
- a CDS encoding phosphoglycerate kinase: MAKKTVASLTAADVSGKRVLVRADFNVPLDDQGNITDDTRIRAALPTIQDLTGKGAKVLLSSHFGRPKGKVVDSMRLTPVATRLSELLGQTVVKCDDCVGAAVTAAVNGLQNGQVALLENVRFYAGEEANDPEFAKQLAANADLYVNDAFGTAHRAHASTAGVTEYLSPAVGGYLIEKELQYLQAAIENPQRPLAAIIGGSKVSSKIGVIETLLDKVDKLLIGGGMIFTFYKARGLSVGKSLVEEDKLELAKSLEAKAKEKGVDLLLPTDVVVADNFAADANAQTVSVEAIPDGWMGLDIGPDAVKVFQEALKQCKSAIWNGPMGVFEFDKFAVGTEAIAHTLSDLTAQGVTTIIGGGDSVAAVEKVGVADKMSHISTGGGASLELLEGKELPGIAALDEA, encoded by the coding sequence GTGGCGAAAAAGACAGTGGCATCTCTAACTGCAGCCGATGTTTCTGGCAAGCGAGTGTTAGTCCGCGCAGATTTTAATGTTCCTCTAGATGATCAGGGCAACATCACGGACGATACACGGATTCGGGCTGCGCTTCCGACCATTCAGGACTTGACTGGCAAAGGCGCAAAAGTTTTGCTCAGTAGCCACTTTGGTCGTCCTAAGGGAAAAGTGGTTGACAGCATGCGCTTAACCCCAGTTGCAACGCGGTTATCTGAATTGTTGGGGCAAACCGTTGTCAAATGTGATGACTGTGTGGGGGCAGCGGTCACCGCGGCGGTTAATGGTCTGCAAAATGGCCAGGTGGCGCTGCTGGAGAATGTTCGTTTCTATGCAGGGGAAGAAGCTAACGACCCTGAGTTTGCTAAGCAGCTTGCTGCCAATGCTGATTTGTACGTCAATGATGCTTTTGGTACCGCTCACCGTGCCCATGCCTCGACGGCTGGCGTGACCGAATATCTGAGTCCTGCTGTAGGGGGATATTTAATCGAGAAGGAACTGCAGTATTTACAAGCCGCGATCGAAAATCCTCAGCGCCCCCTCGCAGCCATTATTGGCGGCTCCAAAGTTTCTAGCAAAATCGGCGTGATTGAAACGCTGCTAGACAAAGTCGATAAGCTCCTGATTGGGGGCGGTATGATTTTCACTTTTTATAAAGCACGGGGACTGAGTGTCGGGAAGTCTTTGGTGGAAGAAGACAAGCTGGAACTAGCCAAGTCTCTGGAAGCTAAAGCCAAAGAAAAGGGAGTGGATTTACTGCTACCGACTGATGTTGTGGTGGCTGATAATTTTGCCGCTGATGCGAATGCGCAAACTGTCAGTGTTGAAGCGATTCCTGACGGCTGGATGGGGCTCGATATTGGGCCTGACGCTGTGAAAGTTTTTCAAGAGGCATTGAAGCAGTGTAAATCTGCCATCTGGAACGGCCCCATGGGTGTTTTCGAGTTTGACAAGTTTGCTGTGGGTACGGAAGCGATCGCCCATACCCTTTCAGACCTTACCGCTCAAGGGGTAACGACTATCATCGGTGGAGGAGACTCTGTCGCTGCGGTTGAAAAGGTCGGCGTAGCTGACAAGATGAGTCACATCTCTACCGGTGGTGGTGCCAGTCTAGAACTGCTGGAAGGTAAGGAATTACCGGGTATCGCAGCACTTGATGAGGCTTAA
- a CDS encoding universal stress protein has translation MFKTILFPIDMSPEAQQAANLTIELVKQHHSQLVLLSVVESQQAADRPEQSSTEAVAKLLAQAKSLFAQQGIESKTVEQEGQPAFVICDVADEMKADLIVMGCRGIGLIEENVSESVTNRVINLAPCPVLVVP, from the coding sequence ATGTTCAAGACGATTCTGTTTCCTATCGATATGAGCCCAGAGGCTCAACAGGCCGCTAATTTAACCATAGAGCTGGTCAAGCAACACCATAGTCAGCTAGTGCTATTGTCAGTCGTCGAAAGCCAGCAAGCCGCTGACCGTCCAGAACAGTCCTCTACGGAAGCCGTTGCGAAGTTACTGGCTCAAGCCAAATCACTCTTTGCCCAGCAGGGCATTGAAAGTAAAACAGTTGAGCAAGAAGGGCAACCAGCTTTTGTGATTTGCGATGTTGCCGACGAAATGAAAGCAGATTTGATCGTCATGGGCTGCCGTGGCATCGGCCTGATTGAGGAGAATGTGTCAGAAAGTGTTACAAATCGTGTGATTAATCTTGCGCCTTGCCCAGTACTGGTCGTCCCGTAA
- the ylqF gene encoding ribosome biogenesis GTPase YlqF, producing the protein MTPAIQWYPGHIAKAEKALLEQLKRVDVVLEVRDARIPTATRHPNIGAWVGSKQRILVLNRVDMISPHARSVWEACLKAQGETPYFANAQQGKGVAGIAKATQVTGTAMNQRRCDRGMRPRAVRAVVIGFPNVGKSALINRLLKRKVVASARKPGVTRQLRWIRIADDLELLDAPGVLPAQLTDQNAALRLAICDDIGQAAYDNQRVASSLIEIFQSLDTMDPTLSYLAALTNRYGVMVEDHTGDAYLQQVAEARYQGDLERTARTLLRDYRVGHLGSLPLEWPSYETN; encoded by the coding sequence ATGACGCCTGCTATTCAGTGGTATCCCGGTCACATTGCCAAAGCAGAGAAAGCGCTGCTGGAGCAGCTCAAACGGGTAGATGTGGTACTGGAAGTTCGAGATGCTCGCATTCCAACAGCAACAAGACACCCTAACATCGGCGCTTGGGTAGGGTCTAAGCAGCGAATTTTGGTGCTTAATCGAGTGGATATGATTTCGCCCCATGCGCGCTCAGTGTGGGAAGCCTGCTTGAAAGCCCAAGGGGAAACGCCCTATTTCGCCAATGCTCAACAAGGAAAAGGGGTAGCGGGGATCGCTAAAGCAACCCAGGTCACTGGGACGGCAATGAACCAGCGACGTTGCGATCGCGGCATGCGCCCTCGAGCCGTACGCGCTGTCGTCATTGGCTTTCCCAACGTGGGCAAATCAGCCCTCATTAATCGTCTGCTAAAGCGCAAGGTGGTAGCCAGCGCCCGTAAACCAGGCGTCACCCGACAACTTCGCTGGATCCGCATTGCCGATGATCTGGAACTTCTAGACGCTCCTGGCGTACTGCCTGCTCAACTCACAGATCAAAACGCTGCTCTGAGGCTTGCCATTTGTGACGATATTGGCCAGGCTGCCTATGATAACCAACGGGTTGCTTCAAGCCTAATCGAAATCTTTCAATCCTTGGATACCATGGATCCTACCCTCTCTTATCTAGCAGCATTAACGAATCGCTACGGCGTCATGGTCGAGGATCACACAGGCGACGCTTACTTACAACAGGTTGCAGAAGCCCGATACCAAGGAGATCTCGAACGGACAGCCCGAACATTGCTGCGAGACTATCGGGTAGGCCACTTAGGCAGCTTACCTTTAGAGTGGCCCTCTTACGAAACGAACTAG